The genomic region GTGTGGGCCACACGCAGGCATATAGCCGTGGGTCGCCTCCTGCGCCCACGCTAGGCCACGCGCCATGGAAAAGCCACCAGCGCCACATGCCTGGTCCGCACTGGCGCACTCTCCACGCGTGTTTGGGCCTGGCACTCCCGGCGCACCAGCTTCCACGCAATGGACACACGCCAGCCAAGTCGCATGCAACACGCAAGTAGAGATGAAAATGGTTTCAGAATTTTTCGgtattccggaaaccgatttcaAAATTTTTCGATCAGATTCATTGATAACGGTAttttttcgaaaacggaatcggttttcggaattttctatcggaatcggtatcggaatcggcgtggtgttttaccgaccgtttccttcggttaccggATTTTGTCGGAAATTACCAGATTTATGtctcggaatttttcggaattgtgtctcggaatttttcagcatgtgatttttcgcatcgcctgtacgtctctagttaaggattacttatttttgtattttttgaacgccttaagattttttttgggatagatggtgttggaaggcagttgagattaacgatttggtcttttccacacactaggttTTAGGGTTTTTCTGTGATGTTGTGaaaaaactctttatgtgagaaaaaaatatttcataagtaagcatgtcatgtcagctagatcgagtggatattgtgaattgtgaactttgagtctgtgaacttgtgatctttatgaacttgttatactgtgaatttgctatattgtgaacttgtaatctttgtaaactttttatattatatatttgtgatccttgtgaacttgttatatcatgaattgtgaacttgtggtctttgtaATCTTTTATCAACTTTGTTGTATTATGAAGTTTcatatgtttaccgatcgtattttagatttcgaccgttaccggtgcattttccgcaccaaactttcgtttccgatgtttccgaaataccgatattgtttccgtttccggagttaccattttcgattttgtttccgataaaaaatatgaaaacggtaacGGTTTTAATGTTTACCGAccatttccgaccgttttcatccctacacgCAAGCAACATGCATGCTCTCTTTtccatttatattttatttttttcatTTAAGATATTTCCAGTATATCTCAAATGCGATATTCTGTGCACGTGTTCAAACGCACACAATCATAATACACAACGATGATGCTTCGACCAAAACACCCTGCACTATATCTCCGACTAAGGATCTCAATTCCTCTTTGAACTTAGTCCCGAAACCTAGTTTTCGTATCTCAGTTCCTCCCTAAACTTTGTACCAAAAACTAGTTTCACCGCCGCTTCCGACCATGCTTTGCCTCGATCATCACTTGCACATCAACAACACACGCAACTGTGTACGAGCATAAGTCCACGACATGACTGAAGGTTAATCCACACAACACCACTTCACTCAGTGTGTTGCAACATGTTAACACACATGCATAAATCAAAACCATATATTTGAACACATGCATTTTTATCCTAAAACATGTAAATCACTTTGCGATGACAATAATACTTTATCACAATGTCTCAATGTCAACAAATCTAATGTTTTCGTCACACACAATTTCACAATCTCCCCATtaatgaaagcattagcaataccACACAAACATTGAACATTGACATTCACTTTCAAAAACTATTTTTGGTTAAAAGCCAAAAGCAAAGTGAAAAAGATCAGAAAATGATCCAAATTAAAATCTCCCTCTAAAAAGAAGATAAACGTGCAATGTTGTGCAGTGTGTGTCAAAATTCTCCCCTTTAACAATGAATTCATCAAGAatgcaaaagagataaaatttctcccccttttttaaTACAACCTTGAAAAATGATGAGCCTCATAATTTAATTCACATAATAACAAATACTCATCAAAAGCATGCTAAAACATAATTACACTTTCATATCCATGCACACACGATTTAATCTAGGCATAAGTGAAAATCAAGTGCAATTAGAAATTTATTACAAAACATGGTCTTCCTTTTTCAACTACCTTAAAACTTTAAAACAATGTTTATTGGTGATAATACATGTTTATTGGGTTTGCTAATTTAGATAAATACTTCAAGAAAATGTTTTACTAGAAGGATACATTTATTGAATATTTCTATTTGGATAAACACTTTGAATAATGCCCTTAGTACGTTCATACATAGCTTACTCATGTGTTATGTACAAAAGCATGCTTAGGCTGGTCGATCCAAGCTACGACATCAGTTTAGCGTACCTCTTGTTTGCTCTTATTCTTTTCTCAAGAGTAAGAGCATTGTTTATTAGTGTAAGCATGGTGCTTATGTTAGTcaacgtggttaaatatagacaTACCTCACGGGTAGGATGGTAATAGATCATGATCTAAATGGTTAGAACcagttcaaaaataaataaaaatagatATCAATCTTAATTCGATTTGATTTTTAAATTTTACAGTGTAAATCTAGAGCCTATTACCACCTCTACTCACGGGTCGTAAAGTTGGAGAGGTAGGCTACAGCTGGTGACAATCCTACTCATCCTTTGTAATCCTCTACGCGTAGTTGATTGGTTAGATGTCAACCCCCTCTCTAAGTGGCAGTAGTGGGCTTGGTTATACCTGCTAGTGCCTGGGGATGTTCTATTTTTCTTGTAGTGCTTGATCAAACATTGCATAGTTTGACTTGGGACAAACTgtctgatatatatatatatatatatatatatatatatatatatatatatatatatatatatatattagggcAGAGGGAGCAGTAAGAACTTATTGAGAAATGTAATCATTTGTTAAAAAAGGTTTAATTTTGCTGCTTTCTTTCGTTAATGTTGTTTTCACATTAGATTTTCTTTGTGTTATATACACTGAATACATACAAATTCAGTTGCAGTAGTCTCTTAATCCACATCAGCTAGTCATACTTTAGCAAAAGCAAATTACACAAATCTGGTGTGGCTGTCGTCACATTCTCAATAAACTCGTCATGTTTTACTAAAAGTACCTTTTCGAAGCATCATATTAATCCGAAAACAGTTGGGGAAGTCTCCAAATCTGACCAAATGCCAAGTCATTGTCCAGCTTATCAAAGCATCCAACTTTCAGTTTTGCATGTGCCAGAAATTGTTTTTCATCTACATGGCCATTGTTGACTGCATGCATCTATAAATAGGACCTAGACGATCAATCGCAATCGCATATCCACTATTCTCTAGGAAGCAAGGGAATCACATCGCCATGGCAGCCAAGATGTTTGCATTGTTTGCGCTCCTAGCTCTTTGTGCAACCGCCACTAGTGCTACCCATATCCCAGGGCACTTGTCACCACTACTGATGCCATTGGCTACCATGAACCCATGGATGCAGTACTGCATGAAGCAACAGGGGGTTGCCAACTTGCTAGCGTGGCCGACCCTGATGCTGCAGCAACTGTTGGCCTCACCGCTTCAGCCGTGCCAGATGCCAATGATGATGCCAGGTATGATGCCACCGATGACAATGATGCCGATGCCGAATATGATGCCATCGATGATGGTGCCGACTATGATGTCACCAATAACGATAGCTAGTATGATGCCACCGATGATGATGCCAAACATGGTTTCACCAATGATGATGCCGAGTATGATGCCTTCGACGATGACGCCGAGTATGATGCCACCGATAATGATGCCAAGTATGATACCACCGATGATGATGCCGAGCATGGTGTCATCAATGATAATGCCAAACATGATGACAGTGCCACAATGTTACTCTGATTCCATCTCGCACATTATACAACAACAACAATTACCATTCATGTTCAGCCCCACAGCCGTGGCGATCTCACCCATGTTTTTACAGCAGCCCTTTGTTGGTGCTGCATTCTAGATATAAGCATTTGTGTTGTACCCAATAATGAAGTCGGCATGCCATCGCATGCGACTCATTGTTTAGGAATAAAACAAGCTAATAATGACTTTTCTCTCATTATAATGTATATCTCTCCCTGTCTGTTTGTGTGTTTGCAATGTCTTTTACCCTTAGTAGATTATATTGTATATCTAACCATGTATTCTCTCCATTGCAAATTATAGGTCTTGCATTTCAAGATAAATAGTTTTAACCATAGGGGCTTAACAAAAGCTATGTACTCAGTAAAATCAAAACGACTTACAATTTAAAATTTAGAAAGTACATTTTTATTAATAGATTGTTACATACTCTCAATAGAAATTTGACCAGCAGATTCGGATATCTGCTTCGATGGAACCAGACATGGATACATTTTTCGACCAGTGGATCAGACTCGTATCCAACTTAAAGTCGAACGGACACGGATTAGGTTATTACCTCCCGATTGCGGTTATCGAAAtcgacttatatatatatatatatatatatatatatatatatatatatatatatatatatacacacacggtGGCACTAAAATGCACATGGGTGCATTTTAGTTTGTGGATGCACAGACCCAAGACTCCCTGCCCCGtgccgccgcgcgcctccctgtCTCCCACCGCCGCGCCTCCCTGACCCGCCGACTCCTCCTTCCTCTGATCCTCTAACCCTAGATCCATGGCCTCACCATCGCTGACGCACCTTGAATCGCCTCGATGCTCCTCCCCTAAATCCTTGGAGATTGTTGTGGCTGGAGGGGCCAATCCTCTAGCATTTTTTGGTCTGATTGTAAAAAACCTGTTAAACAAAATGATTCTAACTGCTGGTGTGATGTGATCGCAAccccgcattaggtgtgattgcaactactgtataattctacccaaatatctgttaaaaatgtaaacaaaatgattgcaactgctggtgtgttgtaattgcaactgctggtgtggtgtggatgcaactgctgagttgctctgatgtgattgcaagtattgaataactctgagaaattttgttaaaaaaatatgattgcaactgctggtctgatgtgattgcaacttctatataactatgtccaaaaatctgttaaacaaaacaatgattgcaactgctgtctggtgtaattgcaactgctggtctgatgTGATtgtaacttctatataactatgtccaaaaatttgttgaacaaaacaatgattgcaactgctgtctggtgtaattgcaactgctggtctggtgtgattgcaacttctatataactatgtccaaaaatctgttaaacaaacaataattgcaactgctgtctggtgtaattgcaattgttggtctggtgtgattgcaacttctatataactatgtgttggggacttgttctcaaatgctaagagttaagaacaaggcaacataaaaagtattaaattttaaagtccttcgtccttcgagatattatttccctttggatataatgaattccggacgaaggttgtgaaggaaaaaccttcgtaagcacaataaatgatgagggAGAATTCATGtgcaagatatgaaaaataatataaacacttaaacattattatcaacttatttttatttgcattaccatatcaacaataacaaattataaatgtaccttcggtttgaaggaaaggAAGGATACAAGcgcgatgcaaaaagcgaatgccaagttagcgtgaacagtacgggagtactgttcatctatttataggcaagggacgcggcccatataaaattacattcatgccctttacatttgctaataactctatagtaattcttcgaggtctaatttgccttttcatctttaagtcggttccccttttctgctgccatgccgaagctttcctgcgcatagcttcgtgattaccttgtccttcgtcataatcacctttcgtctcactcaggcttcgtcctgaccatgctctgtatgctcataatccgaatccgaagatacctgttcatatatttcacttggaaaacattgtcaaattatgtttttgaggaccttcggaagccgaaggcccccaacagtagcccctcgcaatattaatttgctagagtgataaattcagattgcgacatggacgaaggccttaagacgaaggtccgaaaaacaccttccctttgctagaatagcaacagtcattgacaagcgggaccctccagttttcaacgcactagacgtataaataagagctcaccacgggttcatttggcacgctttcttgccatctgctcttgctcacctaACTTTTAGCTCTTTCGCACCAACACTTGCCTAGATTTTTTTTAAGCtttggtttcgagagcactttcttagcattttcgaagatgtctgaagataagaaagttgtcgctgaaacaaagctgagcctttctgaggagatgaatctcggctttcttgaatcaatagcaaagacaaatacagagaagattactagggagattttagagggtttgtctaaagacactggtgacaatgacagctatgatgtggaaagtggtggtgaagatttcgaagatcgaccttggcgaccaagccatgcagtttttggaaaatcaagcattaaacaaagccatcttgtcaatatgaggggtagatattttcgggatttatctattgtgagggctgacgaaggagagaaaacttgtccgactcccgaggagaatgaagtcgtggtattccgaagcttctttaaggctggacatcggtttcctttgagcagtttcgtggtagaagttttgaagatatttgaaatctgcctccatcaaattactcccgaagcaatcataaggatgggaatcttcgtatgggccatgaagagccaaggtttggagccaaatgcaaaaagtttctgcagtatgcatgagttattgtatgagacgaaaccatggggtaaggagcaatatcacaacaattttggctgttatagcttcggtgcccgctctgggtcaagctgtcccgtgccatcttttcgaaagagatggcctggggactggatgaaggaatggttctatgtgaagaacgacttgaagacgcgagaagatattaaagatatcatcatgcgccccatctggcagcgcttcggccttcggaaaccgaaggtggacattgacgaagcagccgaagaatgccggagagccttcggtgtagtttgttctttcatcgggtcgagggatttgatccaggagcatattgccttcagagtatggccacttgtggaaaagtgggaaatgccaaaagaaaccatcagcaaacctgacgaaggtggactagttaggctaaaatataccttcagatatggagatcaatttgtcgagccagatgatgactggctgaaatgtattgaggccacaagcgatgaactgcttggaccatactcgaaggcagaagatactgcactgtctgcagccttcggaggccgaaagaagaaaagactcaatcgagtatttgatgccattgggttcgtctatcctgactaccgttacccaacacgaggtcaaaaaaggaaagatacggcttctgcgaaggaagttgcttcagccgctcctagtgagccagcaccgaagaggaaaaagatgaaggttcttacgcaccggccacgctatattgaaccggccacagtgcctgaatttgtcggtgaaacctctttggcccccgaagccaaggagccgactcccctgccgaatattgaagagccggtcataatgccggagatagagaaaatagaagaaccgaaggctatagaaacaaggacatctgaaattttaagtccttcagcaaaagttgaagtaccaaaaagccaaaagggtccagcaatgacccccaaaagaaaaaggatggttaatgtacttgtcggcgtttcgaaacctgggggtccctggaccgtcgagtaaattgtcgccgcgtgccccagcccagatgggtcagtgcgagacggagcgcgaaggggggaggtagccggagggagacgggcgtgagaggtggaatcccgcggccttcgtgtttgtcccgcgcctaggtcgagtgcgcttgcagtagggggttacaagcgtccacgcgggagggagcgagcggcctcacgcgagcgccgtcccgtccttccccgcgtggccaaccctctataagagggccctggtccttcctttttataggcgcaaggagaggatccaggtgtacaatggggggtgtagcagtgtgctaacgtgtctagcggaggagagctagcgccctaagtacatgccatcgtggcagccggagaggttttggcacccggttcgtgtggtgtcgtggccgtcggaggagcgccggagcctggcggaaggacagctgtcggggctgtcgagtccttgctgacgtcctcttgcttccgtaaggggactgagagccgccgtcgtcatagagcgtgcggggcgccatcattacttgtctggcggagcaagccagatgggacgccggtcttgttccccgtagcctgagtcagcttggggtagggtaatggtggcgcctcctgttgacgtggtcggtccgtgccctgggttgggcgaggtggaggctcctccgaggtcgaggtcgagtccgagcccccgggtcggacgaggcggagaccgtcggctgatgccagggctgagtccaagccctggggtcgggcgaagcggagttcgtcgtcttccagggccgagcccgagtccgagccctggggtcgggcggagcggagttcgtcgtcttccggggctgagcccgagtccgagccctggggtcgggcggagcggagtccgtcgtcttctggggctgagcccgagtccgagccctggggtcgggcgaagcggagtttcccatggtgcctagggccagacttggctgctgtcagcctcactctgtcgagtggctcagcagtcggtgcggcgcaggcggcgctgtcctcttgtcagaccggtcagtggagcggcgaagtgactacggtcacttcggctctatcgactggagggcgtgcgtcaggacaaaggtgtcaggccacctttgcattaaatgcccttgcgatttggtcggttggcgtggcgatttggcctaggttgcttcttagtgaagactgggcctcgggcgagccgaaggtgtgtccgttgctggaggggggcctcgggcgagacgtagatcctccggggtcggctgtccttgcccgaggctgggctcgggcgaggcgtgatcgtgtccctcgaatggaccgatccttgacttagtcgcacccatcaggcctttgtagctttgtgctgatgggagttaccagctgagatttaggagtattGAGGGTacgcctaattatggtccccgacagtagcccccgagcctcgaagggagtgttaatactcgcttggaggcttttgtcgcacttttttgcaaggggaccagcctttctcggttgcgttttgttccggtgggtgcgcgcgagcgcacccgccgggtgtagcccccgaggcctcggaggagtggtttgactcctccgaggtcttaatgcctcgcgcaatgcttcggctggtctggtcgttccctcatgcgagctggccgtagcccgggtgcacggtcgggtcccaagttctcgggctggtatgttgacgctgtcaacggtttggccggagccgggtttgcgagagcagcccccgagcctctgcacagggcgagaggacagtgcgttgcctttccgcaaggaggagggggggaaagcgccatgttgccctcggaggggcgccgaacatggtgtctccggtgagctgctggcgggtaatccgagtggacgcccgtgccccatttgttaggggtcggctagaggcccggaggcgcgctccaaaagtacctgcgggtgatctgccggacccggtcccctttcgacggggtccgagggctcgatgcctccctctgatgggattccgttacaagatcgttcccgctggtctcggaaatgtcctagggtaactcgggagcgtagcccgagcctcggttatgtatcgaaggtacccagggtcatccctcgctctgtgtctgaggcggctatgaACCCTTCGAGGACCAGCCTACGAATCCCTgaacagtagtgggcgcggagcccgagtggcctgaggcggccgttgaacccttccgaggggccggccttcgaacctctgaccagtagtgggcgcggaacccaagcgctctgaggcggctgttgaacccctccgaggggccagcctttgaacctctgatcagtagggaggctcggggcctatttccttcacggagaaggatccttttcgggatatcccctttcccggtccctgttgtaagagagagaaagaggaaaagaaaaaggatacgaaatcgaatgacgtggcgtaccttttttgacgcggtcattatggcgaaggcgaagcgtcgctcgcttctcctgccagaggcgccgcctgtcccgccgcagagttaatgcgacggggcgagtggttcgcgaggcggccgttgcgcgtgcgcgagccgttcgaggaacggtcgtTTCACTTTGAgtctttgaatcccgcggcgggttcgggcgacgcgttgaacgggtctcgccttggtctttatatactcggggggagggtctggtgacggttctttgctttgcttcttgcctccttcttaggttttcgcaacctgagagatttagccagagaaaaggaaaccgcccacccagtcctttctgccgccaccccttctgctcggtgatggccgaccgggtgaccattatttcaccgcgcgacccatggccgttCTCCACAGTCatggcggatgacctggaggacctcgttgatgagggtttacttcgccctctctctgatgagaggcagccggagtggattccccccagaacggagccgccccgtccccaccgccggggtacgtcgtgagcttcgtctccttccacgagcggggatttggtgtgctggcaagccgcttcatgcgggcgatcctgcaaaactacggggtggagttgcacaacctcagccccaactccatctcgcaagccgccatcttcatatcggtgtgcgaaggatactaggggatcgacccccactgggacttgtggactgatttcttctccgtggagcttttcgcttcgccgacgggggagagaagggtccgcgcggcagtgcgggccagcggcttcatcctccagctgaggcagtcgcgggcgtcgcagtatattcccgccgtccttgtgtcctcgaataaagggtggcagcgccggtggttctatctccggaatgacgacgagaggctcccgtcgttttctcagcgagtggtcaccgtcgccgccgatgcttggcgctacgggaccccgcacgacagatagaagaatctcgagccccttctcaaggccctggaggcgttgcagaaaggagggctcaccgctgcgggagtgattgccgccattcatcgccggagggtgcttcccttggcggagcggcggttgccgctttgggagatgacgccagaggctgacttggagggctcgcggatgtccccgGATCCCCTTCCCATCGGCGTTCTCcagggcgggtggccgtcgcgttgggaaaactggacgccagcgccttctcccagcccttgatgcgccccgaccgcgggtgtgtgtccctggtgagtgtccgctccttctttatccttgcgtcggattgcccttggtccttacggtcgagacttttcatctgtctccaggaggtagggtgtcacaagccttcccggccatgggtcccggaggacgcggtggaccgagcagcgtggCGGGTTGCCgcagaggagaagaagaagaaaaaggacgcgaagaaggctcgggcccgtgagcggacgcgggcccgagacgccttggaaaagctccatcgtcggcaggaaagggatggactcccgagggagccgtcgcaggaaacgcctgacgacgacgacgatgacgaagacgatgacgaggatgacgacatggctgcccgccttggcctcagcccgggtttgaggctaggccaggagtcgtcaagccagcccccgagcggactggcgccgtcagttcccggggtcgggacgccgaggtcccggcccgaagagcgggggcagaccgagggggtactcgacccctcggctggggaagttgaggtgaccccggggagtcaggccgaggcgcctgttccccgagagccgtcgcccatgCCGACAGCGTAGGAGAGCGACCCTCAAGTTGccgtggcagcgcctgggcagtccgtctcccgggcgtccaaggtgcccaaggcgaggatggtacggaagctggcggcgaggcggacctcggcggtaccttcgggggtcgagatccgagagacctctcctcaggcacggttgatcatggcccggagcgggtaagtaccttagaacgtcttcgtcctggctcctcatttgtatgtcccgaccgcgactttcctttcctcctcagcaagcgaagccatggcctgaccgatctggctccccggaaagtccttaagacggcgtcgacttccgcagccggtgccgcgccgggcctcgccgttcagctgaccttctcacaaggcgctccacagcggggggctcaggcagcACCAGTcaccgtggagcgagttcccgaggccggctcttctgtcaAGGTGGCCGTCGCGCTGAGGGAGGCGGCTGGCGTGGACGTGGCTTCGGGCCCATCAGACATGCTGCCGGCGCTGGCGccagctgctgccgaagccgctgccgtcccggtcggggagcgacctgtcgccgccgacgctgagatggccgaggcatcggtgcttggtgcctcggaggaggggggcgtggaaacgcgacccgtcccgccgagcggcagccttgtccctgcgcggcggagctTCGAGGGGcgacgccagttgctccggttccggacccgtgaggcttcggatcccttcttcgttcttgacgatgagcgggaggagcagtcttgggacgagcttcgcgagtgtgctgaagcaacggtggggtcgctccggtcatccttggaggtcttttgcagggacgtccccaagatcctccaggtaatgatttcaggcataccttttttgtgatcaaggcgtgtttgtgacgccccgcttccttccctcaggatctgacggatctgagcgccaccAAGTCGtagttcatccgccacgaggtcgatatctagggctcgctgcgatccttgaggacctcgctcgccggggctaccgcgcgcctctcccagcagggcgctgaggtggtggaccttcgattgctctgtgccgatctgagagcagaggcagtggcggcacgcgcagaggtgcagcgacggcagtcggagttcgaccaggtcgtcgatgagcgagatcaatctcggggccgagctgccgaggccgaaagccgggccggagcccttgcagcagacctagccgtagcccaagccgcagcctcggagcagcgtgcccgagccggaggtatgtcctggctattttcggttttcgtttcagcttgtttcctccacttgtgtttgaggccttgc from Zea mays cultivar B73 chromosome 6, Zm-B73-REFERENCE-NAM-5.0, whole genome shotgun sequence harbors:
- the dzs18 gene encoding prolamin 18 kDa delta zein precursor → MAAKMFALFALLALCATATSATHIPGHLSPLLMPLATMNPWMQYCMKQQGVANLLAWPTLMLQQLLASPLQPCQMPMMMPGMMPPMTMMPMPNMMPSMMVPTMMSPITIASMMPPMMMPNMVSPMMMPSMMPSTMTPSMMPPIMMPSMIPPMMMPSMVSSMIMPNMMTVPQCYSDSISHIIQQQQLPFMFSPTAVAISPMFLQQPFVGAAF